Proteins from a genomic interval of Fusarium oxysporum Fo47 chromosome I, complete sequence:
- a CDS encoding major facilitator superfamily domain-containing protein → MDTKDHKEDGIIDDTYAEGTGEETILEVDHIAERQLCRKFDVRLMPVLAIMYLNFKPNQYNLLVSIFFVPYVIFAPPTAILGKKYGPARVLPILMFTFGSMTLLAACTQNFGGMFALRFFLGMAESGFFPLVIYYLTTFYRRGELARRLAVFYAASNIANAFSGLLSFGVFQIDSKIFVWRYLFIIEGSASVLFSIFAFWYLPRSAAQAKFLGEEEKALAFHRMQVDSSSVVQEKFNFKDSIKIFTYPTTYCFLLIEICLGVPIQSVALFMPQIIQRLGYGPVKTNLYTVAPNVGGAVMLLILAFSSDFLRIRFPFIMLGFALTFIGFIIYAAISDVQAQLQLAYYACFMMVWGTSAPSVLLSTWYNNNVAHEGRRVVLTSVGVPLANLMGLVSSNIFRENEKPKYPTALITTACFGACGCLIAGLLGGYMVLDNMRRNRRAGRKTTAADVPTKRLRDGPAVPEFRWFL, encoded by the exons ATGGACACCAAAGACCACAAAGAGGATGGCATCATCGACGACACCTACGCCGAAGGCACTGGTGAGGAAACAATTCTTGAAGTCGACCATATCGCCGAGCGTCAACTCTGTCGCAAGTTCGACGTTCGGCTGATGCCCGTTCTGGCCATCATGT atctcaacttcaagcCAAACCAGTATAATCTCCTGGTATCAATCTTCTTCGTGCCCTACGTCATATTCGCTCCTCCGACTGCCATCCTCGGAAAGAAATACGGTCCTGCGCGAGTCCTCCCAATTCTCATGTTTACTTTTGGATCTATGACTTTGCTGGCTGCTTGCACCCAGAACTTTGGTGGCATGTTTGCCCTGCGATTCTTTCTTGGCATGGCGGAATCTGGCTTCTTTCCGCTGGTCATTTATTACTTGACTACATTTTATCGAAGAGGTGAACTTGCGCGTCGTCTTGCGGTATTCTACGCTGCGTCAAATATCGCGAACGCTTTT AGCGGCCTTCTATCCTTCGGCGTCTTCCAAATCGACTCCAAAATCTTCGTCTGGCGAtatctcttcatcatcgagGGCTCAGCATCAGtgctcttctccatctttgcATTCTGGTACCTCCCTCGCAGCGCAGCGCAAGCCAAGTTTCTcggcgaagaagaaaaagcgCTGGCTTTTCATCGCATGCAAGTCGACTCTTCGTCTGTTGTGCAGGAAAAGTTCAACTTTAAGGATTCGATCAAGATCTTTACGTATCCGACGACGTATTGCTTTTTGTTAATTGAGATTTGTCTTGGTGTACCGATTCAATCGGTTGCACTGTTCATGCCTCAGATTATCCAGCGACTGGGATATGGACCTGTCAAGACGAATCTCTATACTG TTGCGCCAAATGTCGGTGGTGCTGTGATGCTTCTTATTCTGGCTTTCAGCTCCGATTTTCTACGCATTCGCTTCCCGTTCATCATGCTCGGATTCGCCCTCACGTTCATCGGCTTCATCATCTACGCCGCCATCTCTGACGTCCAAGCTCAATTACAATTGGCATACTATGCATGCTTCATGATGGTCTGGGGAACATCTGCTCCCTCCGTTCTCTTATCGACATGGTA CAACAATAATGTCGCGCACGAGGGCCGTCGCGTAGTTCTCACGTCAGTCGGCGTCCCCCTCGCCAATCTCATGGGCCTCGTATCAAGCAACATCTTCCGCGAGAACGAAAAGCCTAAGTACCCCACAGCTCTTATCACGACTGCTTGTTTCGGTGCATGTGGATGCCTCATTGCGGGTCTGCTTGGTGGGTATATGGTGCTTGATAACATGCGGCGGAATCGTAGGGCGGGGAGGAAGACGACGGCTGCTGATGTACCGACGAAGCGTCTGCGCGACGGGCCAGCAGTTCCCGAGTTTCGCTGGTTTTTGTGA
- a CDS encoding alpha/beta hydrolase fold-domain-containing protein, whose translation MSNQPPYPLHESVLDRIDPEYAAFYNKHIIDKQQVHLQPVEASRSSGILIPGSGPLQPVASTIDYAIKRKESEGPDVKVRCFTPIGDKPENGWPVCIYYHGGGWVLGTIDTENVIASHLCARGKCVVVAVDYRLAPENPFPAAVHDSWEAVLWVMGEGKKTLGLDTSKLATGGSSAGANLAAIMCQRAADRGSPKFSIQLLSVPVMDNTADATNNVSWKENQHSPALPAPKMLWYRHHYLPNKEDWSHPEASPIFWKGDFSKLPPACFVVGELDVLRSEGEQFAKKLQDAGVKAELNVMKGQPHPFIAMDAVLESGSRAITLFCDALYKTMYEKW comes from the exons ATGAGCAATCAACCACCTTATCCCCTGCACGAGTCAGTCCTCGACAGAATCGACCCTGAATATGCAGCATTCTATAACAAGCATATCATCGACAAGCAGCAAGTTCATCTCCAACCGGTAGAAGCATCCCGAAGCAGTGGCATTCTCATTCCCGGCAGTGGTCCCCTTCAGCCAGTCGCAAGTACAATCGACTACGCCATCAAACGTAAAGAAAGCGAAGGACCTGATGTCAAGGTTCGGTGCTTCACTCCAATTGGCGACAAGCCAGAGAACGGATGGCCTGTGTGTATCTACTACCACGGTGGCGGTTGGGTTCTCGGTACAATAGATACTGAGAATGTTATTGCGTCGCATCTTTGTGCGAGAGGGAAATGTGTCGTCGTGGCTGTGGATTACAGACTGGCGCCTGAGAACCCGTTTCCTGCGGCGGTGCATGATTCGTGGGAGGCTGTTCTTTGGGTGATGGGCGAGGGTAAAAAAACCCTTGGATTGGACACGTCAAAGCTGGCAACAG GCGGTTCTTCTGCTGGCGCAAACTTGGCAGCCATCATGTGTCAACGGGCAGCTGATCGAGGATCCCCAAAATTCTCCATTCAACTCCTCTCCGTGCCCGTAATGGACAACACCGCCGATGCCACCAACAATGTCTCATGGAAAGAAAACCAACACTCTCCCGCTCTTCCAGCCCCCAAGATGCTCTGGTACCGGCACCACTACCTCCCCAACAAGGAAGACTGGTCACATCCCGAAGCCAGCCCAATTTTCTGGAAGGGAGACTTCTCAAAGCTGCCGCCTGCTTGTTTTGTCGTCGGTGAACTAGATGTCTTGAGGTCGGAAGGTGAACAGTTTGCGAAGAAGTTGCAAGACGCGGGTGTCAAGGCGGAGCTGAACGTGATGAAGGGCCAGCCTCATCCGTTCATTGCGATGGATGCGGTTCTTGAATCTGGGTCGAGAGCCATTACGCTGTTTTGCGATGCGTTGTATAAGACCATGTATGAGAAATGGTGA